GGCGAAGGGCTTAGCTAAGCTCCACGAGAGAAGCGAGAATGTCGTTAAACTCACCGAGACCGGAAAGAAGTACGCCGAAATCGGCCTTCCTGAGTGGAGAGCCTTAAAGCTCCTCCGCGAGAGGGGAAAGGTTACGCTCGACGACCTCAGGGAGGTTCTCAGCGACGACGAACTCAAGCCCATAGTCGGCCTCCTCAGAAAGGAGGGCTGGGCGAGCGTTAGGAAGGAGGACGGTAAGCTCGTCCTTGAAATCACCGAGAAGGGGCTTGAAGCTGAGGAGAGGTCTATTGATAAGGCCTTAAAGCTCCTCGCCGAGAAGGAGGTCGTTCCGGTTAAGGAAATCGAGAAGCTCGTTCCCGTCAAGGAGCTCAAGAGGAGAAAAATCGGTGAGGAGGAAACGGTAACCGAGAGGGAAGTCGAGATTACTCCGGAGGGCGAGGAGCTTGCTCCAAAAGTCGAGCTGAAGCGAGAGGTTTCCGTTTTAACCCCGGAACTCATAAAGTCCGGCAAATGGCGCGAGGTCGAGTTTAGAAAGTTCGACATAAAGGCCCCCGTGAAGAGGATTTACCCGGGTAAAAAGCAACCCTACAGAGCGTTCCTCGACAAGATAAGGAGAAGGCTTATCGAGATGGGCTTCATTGAGATGACGGTTGAGAGCATGATTGAGACCCAGTTCTGGAACTTCGACGCCCTCTTCCAGCCCCAGAACCACCCGGCGAGGGAGTGGACCGACACATACCAGCTCAAGTACCCGAAGAGCGGATTCCTGCCGGAGGAGGAGCTTGTTGAGAGGGTTAAGACCGCCCACGAGCGCGGTCTGGCCGGCTCGCGTGGCTGGGGATACGTCTGGTCTCCGGAGAGGGCGATGCTCCTCATGCCGAGGGCTCACGGTACTGCCCTTGACGCGAGACAGTTGGCGAAAGGTGTCGAGATTCCTGGGAAGTACTTCACGATTCAGCGCGTTTTCAGGCCGGACGTCCTCGACAGGACGCACCTCATTGAGTTCAACCAGATTGACGGCTTCGTCGTCGGCGAAGAGCTGAACTTCAGGCACCTCCTCGGAATACTCAAGCGCTTCGCGGTGGAAATCGCCGGGGCCAAGAAGGTGAAGTTCCTGCCAGACTACTACCCGTTCACCGAGCCGAGCGTTCAGATGAGCGCATACCACCCTGAACTTGGTTGGGTTGAGTTCGGTGGCGCTGGAATCTTCCGCGAGGAGATGACTAAGGCTTTGGGCATTGACGTCCCGGTCATCGCATGGGGAATCGGAATCGACAGATTAGCTATGTTCAAGCTCGGAATAGACGACATACGCTACCTCTTCAGCTATGACTTGAGATGGCTGAGGGAAGCGAAATTAGTGTGGTGAGTTCGGTGGTTCACTACACCAAACATGCCGAGATTCGAATGAGCCAGTATGGCATTTCAAGGGAAGAAGTGGAGAATACCCTCCGCAGTCCCCTCCGTTTGTTTTTTGACTTTAGCTCAAACCGCTACGTGGCCATCGGAACAAAGAACGGACACGGCTTAGTCGTGGTTTACGAAGTGGTTCATGGTGAAAAGGTCGTCGTTACCACCTACCACACAAGCAAGGTTGATAAAATCATTAGGGCTAAACTGTCATCTGGGAGGTGGATTGAGTTATGAGCGAGGAAATCCTTGTTAGGTACGACCCTGACGTTGATATCCTTTACGTTCAGCTCTCAAAGAAGAAGCCCGTTGATGCCGATATGAAAGGGGATGTGGTCATAGACCTCGATGAAAACGGAGAGGTCGTTGGCTTCGAGATATGGCGCGCGAGGGAGCTAATCCTGCCGGAGTTCATGAAGTTCATCGAGAAGATAAAGGCTGAGAAGGCCCACGTGGAGGGTTGAAGATGCCAAAGTTCGACGTGTCAAAGTGGGATTTGGAGAGGCTCGTCGGCAGGGAATTCACGGTCGAAGAGTGGGAGGATCTCTTCCTCTACGCCAAATGCGAGCTCGATGATGTCTGGGAGGAGAACGGTGAAATCTACTTCAAGGCCGACTCGAAGGATACGAACAGACCCGACCTCTGGAGCGCCGAGGGGATAGCAAGGCAGATACGCTGGGCGCTCGGCTTCCAGAGGGGCCTGCCGAAATACGAGGTCGAGAAAAGCGACGTTACCGTTTACGTTGACGAGAAGCTGAAGGATATTCGTCCATATGGTGTTTACGCAATCGTTGAGGGCCTTGAACTGGACGAGGAAGCGCTAAAGCAGATGATTAACCTCCAGGAGAAAGTTGCTCTGACCTTTGGAAGGAGGAGAAGGGAGGTAGCGATAGGCATCTTCGACTTCGACAAGGTGAAGCCCCCGATATACTACCGGGCAGGGGAGAAGACCGAGAAGTTCGTCCCGCTCGGCTTCGAGGAGGAGCTTACGCTGGAGGAAATCCTTGAAAAGCACGAGAAAGGGAAAGAGTACGGCCATCTGATTAAGGACAAACCCTACTACCCGCTCCTCGTGGACAGCGAGGGTAAGGTACTCTCGATGCCCCCGATAATCAACTCCGAAACGACCGGCAGGGTGACGACGGAGACGAGGAACGTCTTCGTCGACGTCACCGGCTGGGATTTGAACAAGGTCATGCTCGCTCTCAACGTCGTCGTTACAGCTTTAGCGGAACGCGGAGGAAAGATTAGGAGCGTTAAAGTCGTTTATCCGGACTTTGAGATTGAAACGCCCGATTTAACGCCGAAGGAGTTTGAGGTCGAGCTGGACTACATAAGGAAGCTCGCCGGCCTCGAGCTGAGCGACGGCGAAATCAAAGACCTCCTCGAGAGAATGATGTACGAGGTGAAGCTTGAGGACGGCAAAGCAAAGCTCCTTTATCCAGCTTTCCGCGACGACATAATGCACGCCAGGGACGTTTTAGAGGACGTTCTCATCGCCTACGGCTACAACGAGATTGAGCCCGAGGAGCCGAAGCTTGCCGTCCAAGGCAGGGGCGACAAGTTCGTCGAATTTGAGGATGCCGTTAGGGAACTTATGGTCGGCTTCGGCCTTCAGGAGGTCATGACCTTCAACCTTACCAACAGGGAGGCCCAATACGAAAAGATGAATCTCCAATACGGAAGGGACTACCTCAACAACCCGCCGGCTGAACTCGTCGAGATAGAGAACCCGATAAGCCCGAAGTGGTCGGCGCTGAGAAACTGGCTTCTGCCGAGTTTGCTCGACTTCCTGAGCCAGAACACCCACGAGGAGTACCCGCAGAGGCTCTTCGAGGTCGGCAAAGCAACGCTCATCGACGAGGGCAGGGAAACGAAGACGGTCAGCGAGAGCAAGCTTGCCGTCGTGCTGGCCCAGCCGAGGGTTACCTTCACAGACGCGAAGGAAATCCTTGACAGCGTGATGAGGCATCTTGGCTTCGAATACGAGCTTGAAGAGGTCGAGCACCCGAGCTTCATCCCCGGCAGGGTTGGAAAGGTAATCGTAAACGGAGAAACCATCGGCGTAATCGGCGAAATCCATCCAGCGGTTTTAGAAAAGTGGGGAATCGAGATGCCCGTTGCGGGCTTCGAACTGTTCCTAAGGCCACTCTACACTGAGCCCTACCTTTAGTCCCTCTTTTTCCTCTTCTCAAGGAGGGCGCACATGAGCTCGAAGTTTGTAACGCTTATGAGCACCTCAACGTCAAAGACTTCCTCCATTCTCTCACCTCAATTTTAGGTTCTCGTGCCCCTTTATCAACTTTGTGCGAATTTTTTCGTATTTCGTTCGAATTTTGGGTTTACAAAAGTCAAGAAACTTGGAGGATTTTCGGGGAAGGCTTTTTATACCCTCCACTAAAGCGCCAACCATGAAGCTGGCTCTCCGCGTGGCCTACGACGGAACTGCATTCTACGGCTTCCAGAGACAACCCGGAGTGAGGACGGTAGAGGGAGAACTCATCCGCGTTTTGACCAAACTAAAAATCATCAAAAGCCCTGAAGAGAACGACTTTAAAGGTGCTTCCCGGACGGACCGCGGAGTTTCCGCGTTCTTCAACGTGGTTTCGTTCGTTCCCGGCGAAAGGGCAGACCTGGCAAGGCCCGAGGTGCTGAATCATCATCTCCGCGACGTATGGGTTCTCGGCGTTGCCGAGGTTCCCGCTGACTTCCACCCGAGGTTCTGGGCGACCTCGAAGACTTATCGCTACTACCTCGTCGATGAGGGCTTCGACCTTGAGAAAATTCGTGAATGCGCCAGGCTCTTCGAGGGAACCCACGACTTCTCGGCCTTCGCGAAGCTCGAACCCGGCAGGGAGCCTGTTAGGGAGATAACGCACATCGGCATCATTCCAAGATACGGCTACTACGTGGTTGAAATCACGGGCAAAAGCTTCCTCTGGGAGATGGTGAGGAGAATCGTCAACGCGCTCCGCTTCTGCGGACTCGGGCTTCTGGAGCTTGAGGACGTTAAGGCTATGCTCGCGGGGACTTACAGGAAGAAGGTTCCACCAGCTCCGGCGGAGAACCTCGTTCTGTGGCGCATAGAATACCCAAACGTTGACTTCAAGACCGACGAGAAGGGCCTTGCAAAGGCCAAACGCGACCTCTTTGAGCGCTACTCAAGAGCTCTGACGAGAGCGGCGCTTTTTGGGGACTGCATCGTTGAGCTTTGATTCTTTGTCGTAGTACTTCCCGTAGTACTGCTTGAGCGCTTTCTGCCTCTCGATGAAGTGCGTGTAGAGGAGCGGGTCGTCGTCGGCTACGTCAACTATAACCGCCCTCATGCCCTTCTTCGGCCTCAGGGCCCTTCCTATGGTCTGTATCGTCATAATGTCGCTCTTTCCGCCCCCGGCGAGGATTATCGCGGAAATCTCAGGTATATCAACCCCTTCCTTGAGCAGGGTCGAGATTAAAACCGGAATCTCGCCGTTCTTGAAGGCCTCAAGAACCTCCCAGCGGTTCTGACTCTTGGAACTGAGGAACTCGGCCTTTACGCCCTCCTTTTCAAGCATCTCCTTCAGGATTTTGCCGTGCTCTATGCGCTTTACGTCGATGAGGACGCGGTGACCCTTCCTGACGAGCTCCTTGGCCTTCGCCACTATCGCCCTGTTCCTCTCATCGTTGTTCATGACGACGTCCTCGTAGAGTTCCTTGTAGCGCTCGCTAAAGGACGGCATGCTCGACTCGTAGGTTATCACCTCGAAGCGGGGCTTGGCCAAGAATCCCTCCCGTATCAGGTCCTCGGCTTTCACCTCGTAGATTATCGGCCCAACGACGGCCTCAATCTTTATCTCCTCACCGCGAACGCGCCTCCACGGCGTTGCCGAGAGCCCGAAGCGGTAAACCTGCGGGAGGCTTATTCCCAGCTGGTAGAACTTTTCAGCTGCTGAAGTCCTGTGGCACTCGTCGAACATGACTATCGCGTAGTCGTTCTTCAGCTTGTCAACGCCCCTCGAAAGAAGGGTCTGTATCATGGCCACCGTTACGTTCTCCTCGTTCCACTTGTTGTCGCCGACGATTCCGGCTTTAACGCCGAGGAGCTCTTCAACCTTCTCGGCCCACTGGTAGAGGAGTTCCTTCGTGTGGACGACGATGAGCGCTGAAAGGTCAAGTTCGTGAATGATTCTCAGCCCAACGACGGTCTTTCCGCTTCCAACGGGCAGGGCCAGAACGCCCATCTTCTCCTTCAGGGCCTTCCTAACGGCCCGTTGCTGATAGCGCCTCAGGGAGTATTCCTCGTTCCACGTTGAGTTGAGCTTGACCCCGCGAACCTGCCGTTCGTCTTTGATTCTAACGCGGTAGCCCTTGCTGTTGAGGAACTTTTTGACCCGCGGAAGAAGGCCGACGGGAAACGTCTTCTCGTAGGGGTCGTAGAGGCTTTCCGGCTTCTCCCACTTGCCGTAGTCCTTCTTGTAGGTGAGCAGGTCGTAGATTTTGAAGTAGACGCTCGGCTCCGCCTTCTCGACCTTAACCAGTGCTGAACCATCTGGAATCCTGAGGACAACCATGGGCATGGCCAATCAGAGCGAGTCTGGAAAAAGCCTTTATAGACCTTTTGGAACAAAGGTCTAAGGTGGTGGCATGCTGAGGGAAATTCTTCAAACTTTCGACGACCTGATTGTCATAAAGGAACCCGTGAGCAAGGAACTCGAGGTGACGCGCTACCTGCTGAAGTACCGCGACAGGCCGGTTCTCTTCGAGGACGTTGACGGCTGGAGGGTCGCCGGAAACATCTGGAGCACCCGCGAGAGGATAGCCCGCTTCCTGAACACGAGCAGGGAGCGCCTGATGCACGTTGTGGCGGACGCGATGGAGAATCCCGCCCCTTATAAAATCGTCGAAAGCGCCCCGTTCCTGAAGAACTCGACGGAGGACTTTTCTCTCCTCGAGCTCCCGGTTCCGAAGTACTATCCCAAGGACGGCGGGCCGTACTTCACCTCGGCGATGGTCATCGCAAAGGACGACAACGGCTTCGTCAACATGTCATTTCACAGAATGATGGTTCGAGACGAGAAGACCGTTGCGATAAGGCTCGTCCCGAGGCATCTCTACGCGATGTGGAAGGACAGGGCCGAGCACGGAGAAGAGCTGGACGTTAGAATCGTCGTGGGAAATCCAATTCACCTGCTCTTGGCTGGAGCTACCAGCACGGCCTACGGAATCAGCGAGCTTGAGATAGCCTCCAAACTCAGCGAGCTCGCCTTCGGGAGGCCCGTTAAAGTCGTTGACTTGAATGGAATTCCCGTGCCGGTCGAGAGCGAGTTCGTCTTCGAGGCGAAAATAACTCCGGAGCTGGTCAATGAGGGGCCGTTCGTGGACATAACGGGAACCTACGACTACGTGAGAAAGCAACCGCTGGTCGTCTTTGAGAGGATGTACCACGTTGACAACCCGATTTTCCACGCCCTCCTGCCAGGTGGCTACGAGCACTTCATGCTCATGGGTCTTCCAAAGGAGCCTCAAATATACGCGAGCGTCAAGCGCGTTGTTCCAAAGGTTCACGGGGTAAGGCTGACGGAAGGAGGTGCCATGTGGCTTCACGCAGTTGTTTCGATAACCAAACAGCACGACGGCGACGGCAAGAACGCGATTTTGGCGGCCTTCGCCGGCCACCCGAGCCTTAAACACGTGGTCGTCGTTGACGAGGACATAGACATCTACGATGACCGCGACGTGGAGTGGGCGATAGCGACGCGCTTCCAGGCCGACAGGGACCTCGTGATAGTCCCCAACGCCCGCGGTAGCTCCCTCGACCCCTCAGCGGAGAGGAGCTTAACCGCCAAGTGGGGCATCGATGCGACGAAGCCCCTCGACAGAAAGGAAGAGTTTGAGAGGGCTAAGCTTTAGCCCCCTCCGCTTTTCTCACCATCTTCCCCTCCAGCAGGTCTATTATCTCCACCTTCTCGTAGAGGTACCAGAGGGCGAGGAAGCTGAGCCCCGTCGAGAGGAACGGGTTGATTAGGTAGAGCGGGCTGAGGGCGATGAAGACCGCGTAGCCGAGCAGGAACGCAGAGAGCGAGTAGAGAACCTTCCCCGTTCCGAGCCTGTAGGCTGCGTAGAGGCCGGCAACCGCTATCGGGACCTCCCAGGGGACGAGTATGAACTTGCCCCAGAGGTGCCAGCCGAGCCTTGGAAAACCGTACCAGATGCCGTTCGGGAGGAATGGAATCCCTCCTGTGAAGAAGTCAGCGAGCAGGTGCAGGCCGTTGCCCAGAATTCCAAGCGGGCCGAAGGGGAGCATGTAGATGAACGAGACGAAGCCGTGGTTGAAGAATGTCCTCGTGAAGTCGCCGGTGGCGAGAAGCATCTGAATGAAGCTGTAATCCGGTGCGGAGTTTGCTATGACGAACAGCCCGAGGAGCTTCCTGTTCCATCCCCTCCAGGCTCCTATGAGGTAGGCAACGAAGATGTGCATCGGAAGTAGCATTCGAACACCTCAGGATTCTTCGAAAATAAAACCTAAAAAGTTTTCTGAACAAAATTGAGAAGTTGAAAACAGAACAAAGTCACTTCACGAGGGTTAGGAAGATTTCTTCGAGGCTTGGCTCTTTCACCTGCATTGTCAGAATCTTCGCCCCCTGGGAAGCAACGTAGTCGTGAAGCTCCTCGCGAATGTCCTCCGAGGCAACGACCCTGTACTTGTTCTCCCCGAGGGGCGTAACGTTCCAGGGGGCGGAACTCCAGTCCACGGGCCTGTTCGTCTCGATGATAATCGTGTAACCTGCCTTTCTCAGAAACTCCCGCTTGATGTTCTCGATGCTGTCCTCCAGCACAAGCCTGCCCTTGACGATGACGCCAACGGTATCGCAGACCTCTTCAACATGCGCGAGAATGTGGCTCGAAAAGAAGACCGTCTTTCCAGCCTTCCTCTGTTCTTTAATAATTTCCTTGAATTCCGCAATCCCAGTCGGGTCGAGTCCAGTCATCGGCTCGTCGAGGATTAAAAGCTCGGGGTCGTTTATCAAAGCCTGAGCGAGGAGAAGCCTTTGACGCATTCCCTTTGAGAACTTGCCGACCTTCTTGTTCCTGACCTCCCAGAGGTTGACGAGTTTTAAAAGCTCTTCACTCCTCTTCTCGCGCTCCACCTTTGGAATCTTGAAGGCCTTGCCGATTATGTCAAGGGTCTGCATTGGAGTCAAAAACTCCCATAGGGTAGCGTGCTCGGGCATGTAGCCGATTCTCGCCTTGGCTTTAACGAGTTTGCCCTCGTCGAACTTCCCGTTCCTGAAGACCTCCTCACCGAGGAGTTCTATTCTTCCCTCTTGGGGAAAGACGAGGCCGAGGAGGCTCAGTATCGTCGTGCTCTTTCCTGCTCCATTCGGCCCGAGGAAGCCGTAGACGACACCATTGGGAACCTTGAGCGTGAGGCCATCGAGGGCCCTAACGTCTTTGTAAACCTTAACCAAATTCTCAACCACAATCATGACCATCACCTCAAATCCATGCGGAGGAAGCGCCAGGTTGCGATGCCGAGGTAGACGAGGGTCATGACGATGAGGAGGGCAACGTTTACGGCTCTCTTTTTCATTGCCCTTCCTATTCCGGCGTATTCAGCCGTGTACGTGGGATACGTATGCGTTTCACCGTTGATTTCAATGGTTTCAGTGGTCTTCTTGTACTCGTTAACATCCTTTAGGATTACAGAGAACTGGGCGTTTGGGGCAAAGAACAGATACTTGGTGTAGTACTTTGCCATATAGTCGTTGGCCTGCTGGGGGGTCATGTTGTCGGAGGCATTTACCGTGGCTTTGTAAGCTACAACCGACGGGAGGAGTATGTAGAGCAGGAAGAAGACGCCAAGCGCAACGCCGAGGGACGCACCGGACGAGCGAATGAACGTCGAGATAATGTAGCCGATAGAGATGAACTCCACCATGACGAGCAGGAGAAGAAGGTTGAGCAGGAAAATGTCAGCGGTTATCTTTGATATAGAGATTCCAACCCACTTAAGGCCTGCAAGGGTAACAAGGCTCGTTAGGAGAAGCGCCATCGCAAACACGACGAACTGGCCCGCGTACTTTCCAAGTATATAGCCAAGCCTCGTCACGCTCTTGCTGAGGGCTATCCTGATTGTACCGTCTTCAATCTCCTTGTTTATCGCCCCTGCCCCAAAGATTATCGCGAGAATCCCAAGGAAGAAGAGCGCCGTTTTGCTGGAAAAGGCTATTATCGTTGCTATGGCTTCAAGCTCATCCTGCACCCCGGTTTGCTTCATGAAATAAAACGCGGGTATGTACAGACCGATTATAATCAACAGTATTGCCCAGAGCTTTTTGGTTCTTATCCCCTTCATAAACTCGACCTGGAATCCCCAGAACACAGGGAACACCTCCACTCGCTCTCGGTAGAACTAAACTAAGGAGTATAAAAATTTTGTCATAGGAATTGGAATGAAATTAGAGTCTCCTAAGTTCGAGAACCAGCTCGGCCTTCTGGCAGTGCGCCTTGAGCCTCCCGAGAACTTCCTCCTTGCCACCAAGGACCGGCCAGAGGATTGAATCAATGTGGAGCGGTGGAATTCCTGTCCTCTCTGCAATCCTGTTCCAGAAGCTAACCGGCGGTTCGCTGGTGAAGCGCTTGGTGTAGGCGTTTATCCTCACGTCGTCAGGAATTTCGAGGGCCATTGGGTAGGGAACGAAGGCATTAAAGGCAATCCTCCCCGCGTAGCCGAACATCTTCACGGCGAAGACTATCGTTTTCGCGCTTTTCTTAGCCTTCATGGTCCTCGCGAGGTCATCTCTAAGCCTTTCCATGCCGTTGAAGTAGTAATCCCCCAGCTCGTCCATCGAGAGGGACTCTAAGAAGGGCTCGACCCGCTCGATTCTCTTGAGCTTTCCGGCAACGAGGCGCCTGTTGGTTCTTGAGTTGGGGAGAAACTGGGTGTAGGCCTCCGTTATTCTCTCCGGCGGGTTCTTCGAGAAATACCCTGAGAACTCCCACCACCAGTCCTCGCCCTTCCCGCTCAGCTGGTAGCTGACGAGCGCGTTGGCTATAACAAGTTTGATGAAGAGTTCGTCGTCCTTCAGGTTTTCCCGGAGGTTCTTGAGGGCATCGAACTGCAAATCAACCTTCTCCTCAATGGTTCTCGCGCAGTCGAGGCCGAGCTCCCGCAGTATTTCCACGAGCCTCTCGATTTTATCTTCCTCTTCCCGATATTTTATCTTCACGAAGCGGTCGAGCGTCATTGCGCCACGCTCCTTATCAACCTTTCCAGGAAGGCGTTCTCGCTCACAATTTCTGCTCCGGTGTTCCTCGGAAGGCCAAGCTCGACCTTCGCCCTTATTCCGTGCTCCTTGAGGTGGTCGTTAAGCTCGGCAGAAAGCCTCTGGAACTCCGCCTTCAGGATTAGGCCGTAAACCGTCGGCCCCCAACTGCTCTGGCCTGCGCCGTGGGTTTTCTCACCCAGCCAGTTGAGGATTAACTTGACATCCTCCCTGAACTCGCCCCCCTGAAACTCCGCAAAGTGCCTGCCGACGAGCCTCTGTATCGCCGAGAGGTGCTCACCGAAGGCCCTGACGTTCCTCTCCTTCAACGCGGGCAATAAGCCGAGTAAAATGCGATGGCTTATCTCCCTGGCCACGTTGACGTTCCCGAAGTTTCCGCTCATTATAGGCTTCTCCTCCTCTTCATCGAGGCCCGGCTTTACCTCGGGAATCACGAGCAGGAAGGCCCACTCCTCGGGAAAATCCTCGCGGAGTATCAGCGGGGGGATTCCTTCTTTAACCCCGCCATCGAGGACGAAGCCTCCGTGAGCGAAGGCGTAAATCCCGGCCCCACTGTTCTTTCCCCTTCCGAGGACCTCGGCGAGCCTTTCAACCGGAATGTTCAGGTTGTTGAGCCCCGCTATTGCGGTTCCAACGGCCAAGCTCAGCTGAGTAGTCGAGCCGAGGCCGACGTGCCTTGGAATTGCCTTTCGAACCTCAATTAGGTAGCCGGTTCCCGTTCCAAAGGCCGAGTTCATTCTCTCCACGGCCTTCCTTATGGTTTCAACGTCCTCACCTTGGGCCTTTACCTCGAGCCGTTCAGCGGGCAGAACCTTTACCTCGTAGCCACCTTCGAGCGCCACCCCGAGGCTCCCGAAGCGCCTTCCAAGCGAGCCCGTTGGGTCTATCAGGCCGAGGTGAAGCCTTTTCGGCGTCCGGATTATCATGCCCATCACCCTTTTATTGACTCCCGAGAAGCATAGGCGGTGATGCTAATGAAGTTTGCGGGAGTTAATCTTGACGAGCCGAGGATAATGGGAGTAATAAACGTCTCGCCCGAGAGCTTCTACAAGGGGAGCGTGAGGAACGATGAAAAGGCTTTGGCAGAGACCGCCGTTAGAATGGTTGAGGAAGGGGCGAGCTTCATAGACATCGGGGCGAAGTCAACGGCTCCCTACCTTGAGACACAGATTCCGCTCGAGGAGGAAATTAAAAGGGCCGTTTGGGCCGTCAAGGTCGTCAAGGACGCGGTTGATGTCCCCGTGAGCATCGACACCACGAGCGCGAGGGTTGCTGAGGAAGCCCTGAAGGCCGGCGCGGACATTATAAACGACGTAACCGGCTTCAAGGGCGACCCGGAGATGGCGAGGGTTGCCTCTGAGTACAGCGCTCCGGCCGTTCTCTGCGCCCACGGGAAAGTGAGGGACTTCTCGGACCCGGTCAGGACTGTCATTGAGTTCCTCGGGGAGAGTCTGACGATAGCAAAGGAGCACGAGGTTGAAGATGTTGCCGTTGACCCCGCTATCGGTTTCCTTCGTCCGGAGTGGCCACCCTGGTACGAGTGGGACTCGAAGGTAATAGCGAACCTCAACATACTCAATCTCTTTGGAAGGCCAATCCTCATCGGCGTTTCTCGGAAGTCCTTCATAGGCGCGATAACGGGCAGAGAGAAACCGGAGGAAAGGCTCGCCGGCAGTTTATCGGCAACAGCAATAGCCGTCCTGAAGGGTGCGAGAATAGTGAGGACCCACGACGTGAGGGAAACGCTCGACGCGGTGAAGGTCGCCGGGTTCATCGGGCGGTTTTCGCCTTAGAGTTCTTCGCCCTCTTCCATTCTTCGAGGAGCGTTATCAGGAGCGACAGCGAGACGGGTCCGATGATGATTCCGACGAAGCCAAAGGCGATGTAGCCCCCGAAGATTCCCACGAGGCTTACGAGCGCGTTAACGCCCCACTGCCTCTTGCCGAGCCTCTTGGAGAGCAACAAATCCGGTAGGGGTGAAACAAGGGCAAAGCCGAGAATCCCCATAGCGAGGGCCCTTCCGGGGGACCCTGACGTAAACAGGTAAATCGCACTTGCACCCCACACCATCCAACCGCCAACCACCGGCAGGAGCTCTAGGATAACGGTGAGTATCCCCGCCGCTATCGAGCCCCCGGCGTCCGACATCCCGAGGGCGTAAAAGAGGAACGCGAGTATGACCCCTTTGCCAACGCTGACGAGAAGCCATCCGCGCAGTAGGTGGTGGAGGGTTTCCGTTGCACTGTTTATGAGCTTTCTCGCGAGTTCTTCCCTGCTCGGGGGAAGGAGGGCGTATATCTCGTCTTTTATCGCCCTTGCATTCACGAGGACGCCGTAAAAGGCAAAGACCGCAACGATAATCTGAAGGGACAGTTTGGGCAGGGAGTATGTGTACCCAAGGACGTAGGAATTAAAGCGCTCCGCTATCGCGCTTGAGAGCTTGTTGAGAAGGTCGTAGACCCCGGATGGAAGGTTGAGGCCGAGGAGCCAGGTAAAAAAGGTATCCACGTAGTCGGTGAGGGAGTGCTTGATGTCATTCATCCACAGGGCAAAGCCGAGGATGAAGAGGAAAGAGAAGACCGTCAGGAGCCCCGTGAGTAGGAGGGCTGACCAGCGGTTGCCCATTCTGGTACTGAGCCTTTCGTGGACGGGATACAGGATGTAAGTCAGGGTTACAGCGACGATAAGGGGGGAAAGAACGGGACTAACCGTCTGCCACGTGAGGTAGAGGATTACCAGTGAAACGCCAATCCAGACCGCTGTTTCAAGCTCCATCGAGCATCCCCAGGTACTTCAGGATT
The Thermococcus sp. 21S9 DNA segment above includes these coding regions:
- a CDS encoding UbiD family decarboxylase, producing the protein MLREILQTFDDLIVIKEPVSKELEVTRYLLKYRDRPVLFEDVDGWRVAGNIWSTRERIARFLNTSRERLMHVVADAMENPAPYKIVESAPFLKNSTEDFSLLELPVPKYYPKDGGPYFTSAMVIAKDDNGFVNMSFHRMMVRDEKTVAIRLVPRHLYAMWKDRAEHGEELDVRIVVGNPIHLLLAGATSTAYGISELEIASKLSELAFGRPVKVVDLNGIPVPVESEFVFEAKITPELVNEGPFVDITGTYDYVRKQPLVVFERMYHVDNPIFHALLPGGYEHFMLMGLPKEPQIYASVKRVVPKVHGVRLTEGGAMWLHAVVSITKQHDGDGKNAILAAFAGHPSLKHVVVVDEDIDIYDDRDVEWAIATRFQADRDLVIVPNARGSSLDPSAERSLTAKWGIDATKPLDRKEEFERAKL
- a CDS encoding ABC transporter ATP-binding protein, yielding MIVVENLVKVYKDVRALDGLTLKVPNGVVYGFLGPNGAGKSTTILSLLGLVFPQEGRIELLGEEVFRNGKFDEGKLVKAKARIGYMPEHATLWEFLTPMQTLDIIGKAFKIPKVEREKRSEELLKLVNLWEVRNKKVGKFSKGMRQRLLLAQALINDPELLILDEPMTGLDPTGIAEFKEIIKEQRKAGKTVFFSSHILAHVEEVCDTVGVIVKGRLVLEDSIENIKREFLRKAGYTIIIETNRPVDWSSAPWNVTPLGENKYRVVASEDIREELHDYVASQGAKILTMQVKEPSLEEIFLTLVK
- a CDS encoding ABC transporter permease subunit: MEVFPVFWGFQVEFMKGIRTKKLWAILLIIIGLYIPAFYFMKQTGVQDELEAIATIIAFSSKTALFFLGILAIIFGAGAINKEIEDGTIRIALSKSVTRLGYILGKYAGQFVVFAMALLLTSLVTLAGLKWVGISISKITADIFLLNLLLLLVMVEFISIGYIISTFIRSSGASLGVALGVFFLLYILLPSVVAYKATVNASDNMTPQQANDYMAKYYTKYLFFAPNAQFSVILKDVNEYKKTTETIEINGETHTYPTYTAEYAGIGRAMKKRAVNVALLIVMTLVYLGIATWRFLRMDLR
- a CDS encoding N-glycosylase/DNA lyase — protein: MTLDRFVKIKYREEEDKIERLVEILRELGLDCARTIEEKVDLQFDALKNLRENLKDDELFIKLVIANALVSYQLSGKGEDWWWEFSGYFSKNPPERITEAYTQFLPNSRTNRRLVAGKLKRIERVEPFLESLSMDELGDYYFNGMERLRDDLARTMKAKKSAKTIVFAVKMFGYAGRIAFNAFVPYPMALEIPDDVRINAYTKRFTSEPPVSFWNRIAERTGIPPLHIDSILWPVLGGKEEVLGRLKAHCQKAELVLELRRL
- a CDS encoding beta-ribofuranosylaminobenzene 5'-phosphate synthase family protein, whose translation is MIIRTPKRLHLGLIDPTGSLGRRFGSLGVALEGGYEVKVLPAERLEVKAQGEDVETIRKAVERMNSAFGTGTGYLIEVRKAIPRHVGLGSTTQLSLAVGTAIAGLNNLNIPVERLAEVLGRGKNSGAGIYAFAHGGFVLDGGVKEGIPPLILREDFPEEWAFLLVIPEVKPGLDEEEEKPIMSGNFGNVNVAREISHRILLGLLPALKERNVRAFGEHLSAIQRLVGRHFAEFQGGEFREDVKLILNWLGEKTHGAGQSSWGPTVYGLILKAEFQRLSAELNDHLKEHGIRAKVELGLPRNTGAEIVSENAFLERLIRSVAQ
- the folP gene encoding dihydropteroate synthase, producing MKFAGVNLDEPRIMGVINVSPESFYKGSVRNDEKALAETAVRMVEEGASFIDIGAKSTAPYLETQIPLEEEIKRAVWAVKVVKDAVDVPVSIDTTSARVAEEALKAGADIINDVTGFKGDPEMARVASEYSAPAVLCAHGKVRDFSDPVRTVIEFLGESLTIAKEHEVEDVAVDPAIGFLRPEWPPWYEWDSKVIANLNILNLFGRPILIGVSRKSFIGAITGREKPEERLAGSLSATAIAVLKGARIVRTHDVRETLDAVKVAGFIGRFSP
- a CDS encoding AI-2E family transporter, whose translation is MELETAVWIGVSLVILYLTWQTVSPVLSPLIVAVTLTYILYPVHERLSTRMGNRWSALLLTGLLTVFSFLFILGFALWMNDIKHSLTDYVDTFFTWLLGLNLPSGVYDLLNKLSSAIAERFNSYVLGYTYSLPKLSLQIIVAVFAFYGVLVNARAIKDEIYALLPPSREELARKLINSATETLHHLLRGWLLVSVGKGVILAFLFYALGMSDAGGSIAAGILTVILELLPVVGGWMVWGASAIYLFTSGSPGRALAMGILGFALVSPLPDLLLSKRLGKRQWGVNALVSLVGIFGGYIAFGFVGIIIGPVSLSLLITLLEEWKRAKNSKAKTAR